From the Arvicola amphibius chromosome 2, mArvAmp1.2, whole genome shotgun sequence genome, one window contains:
- the LOC119807665 gene encoding LOW QUALITY PROTEIN: adenylyl cyclase-associated protein 1-like (The sequence of the model RefSeq protein was modified relative to this genomic sequence to represent the inferred CDS: inserted 2 bases in 1 codon; deleted 1 base in 1 codon; substituted 1 base at 1 genomic stop codon), which produces MADMQNLVERLERAVGRLEAVSHSSDMHCGYGDSSSKGAVPYVQAFDSLLANPVAEYLKMSKETGGDVQEHAEMVHTGLTLERALLVTASQCQQPAGNKLSGLLAPISEQIQEVITFREKNRGSKFFNHLSAVSESIQALGXVALAAKPGPFVKEMTDAACFXHKQVLKEYKDVDKKHVDWVKAYLSIWTELRAYIKEFHTTSLAWSKTGPMAKELSGLPSGPSVGSGPPPPPPGPPLPPVPTSSSSYNSASRSALFAQINQGESITHALKHVSDGMKTHKNPALKAQSGPVWSGTKPFSAPKPQTSPSPEPAPKKEPALLELEGKKGQVENQENVSNLLIEDTEPKQVAYIYKCVNTTLQIKGKINSITVDNCKKLGLVFDDVVGIVEIISSRDVKVQVMGKVPTISINKTDGCHAYLSKSSLDCEIVSAKSSEMNVLIPTEGRDFNEFPVPEQFKTLWNGQKLVTTVTEIAG; this is translated from the exons ATGGCCGACATGCAAAATCTTGTAGAAAGATTGGAGAGGGCAGTGGGCCGCCTGGAGGCAGTGTCACACTCCTCTGACATGCACTGTGGCTACGGAGACAGCTCTTCAAAAGGAGCAGTTCCATATGTGCAAGCCTTTGACTCGCTGCTTGCCAATCCCGTGGCAGAGTACTTGAAGATGAGTAAGGAGACTGGGGGAGACGTGCAGGAACACGCAGAGATGGTCCACACAGGCCTGACGTTGGAGCGAGCTCTTCTGGTTACAGCTTCTCAGTGCCAGCAGCCAGCCGGTAATAAGCTTTCTGGTTTGTTGGCACCAATCTCAGAGCAGATCCAAGAAGTCATAACCTTCCGGGAGAAGAACCGAGGCAGCAAGTTCTTCAACCACCTGTCGGCTGTCAGTGAAAGCATCCAGGCCCTGGGCTGAGTGGCTCTGGCTGCAAAGCCCGGCCCCTTTGTGAAAGAGATGACCGACGCTGCATGTTT ACACAAACAGGTCCTCAAGGAGTACAAAGATGTGGATAAGAAGCATGTCGACTGGGTCAAAGCTTACTTGAGCATATGGACAGAACTGCGGGCTTATATTAAGGAGTTCCACACCACTAGCCTGGCCTGGAGCAAGACGGGGCCTATGGCAAAAGAACTGAGTGGATTGCCATCCGGACCCTCTGTTGGATCAggtccccctccacccccaccaggcCCACCTCTTCCTCCAGTCCCTACCAGTTCCAGTTCCTACAACTCTGCTTCCCGCTCAGCACTGTTTGCACAGATTAATCAGGGGGAGAGCATCACACATGCCCTGAAACATGTATCTGATGGCATGAAGACTCACAAGAACCCTGCCCTGAAAGCTCAGAGTGGGCCAGTTTGGAGTGGCACCAAACCCTTCTCTGCACCTAAACCTCAAACCAGCCCCTCCCCCGAACCAGCCCCAAAGAAGGAGCCAGCTCTGCTGGAACTGGAAGGCAAGAAGGGGCAAGTGGAA AACCAGGAGAATGTTTCCAACCTGTTGATCGAGGACACTGAGCCGAAACAGGTGGCTTACATATACAAGTGTGTCAACACGACATTGCAAATCAAGGGCAAAATTAACTCCATTACAGTAGATAACTGTAAGAAGCTCGGCCTGGTGTTTGATGACGTGGTGGGCATTGTGGAGATAATCAGTAGTAGAGATGTCAAAGTTCAGGTGATGGGAAAAGTGCCAACCATTTCCATTAACAAAACAGATGGCTGCCATGCTTACCTGAGCAAGAGCTCCCTGGACTGCGAGATAGTCAGTGCCAAGTCTTCTGAGATGAACGTCCTCATTCCTACAGAAGGCAGAGATTTTAACGAGTTTCCAGTCCCTGAGCAGTTCAAGACCTTGTGGAATGGGCAGAAGTTGGTCACCACAGTGACAGAGATCGCTGGATAA